From Drosophila suzukii chromosome 2R, CBGP_Dsuzu_IsoJpt1.0, whole genome shotgun sequence, a single genomic window includes:
- the Trpm gene encoding transient receptor potential cation channel trpm isoform X11 encodes MLKQKRLAKQKPKAKPIPWGLKKICWGLINITVPRHQPRSWIETNFQKRECIKFIPCPKDDTKCCCGQAQITHQTIPGIESGSPGDPWLPTKHTRPQPTDAYGTIEFQGGAHPTKAQYVRLSFDTRPELLVQLFTKEWNLELPKLLITVQGGKANFDLQAKLKKEIRKGLLKAAKTTGAWIFTGGTNTGVTKQVGDALLLEGQQRTGRVVSIGIAPWGIVERNHELLGHNREVPCHSISSPRSKLAVLNNRHAYFLLVDNGTQAKYGAELILRRKLEKFISNLKLHPSKNHWLKTNVTHSSTPVVCLVIEGGTNTIRAVLEYVTDSPPVPVVVCDGSGRAADLLAFVHKYASDGEEQPVLESMRDYLIGTIQKTFEVGLDQSEKLYQELLQCTRNKNLITVFRIQEKPEGEAQELDQTILTALFKSQHLSPPEQLSLALTWNRVDIARSEIFVYGQEWPNGALDEAMMQALEHDRIDFVKLLLENGVSMKKFLTIPRLEELYNTKHGPANTLGYILRDVRPHIPKGYIYTLHDIGLVINKLMGGAYRSYYTRRKFRPIYAKVMNSYANACRKSSTYQYQRYAGANSLSLVTGLLPFTSEMALFEFPFNELLIWAVLTKRQQMALLMWTHGEEALAKSLVSCKLYKAMAHEAAEDDLDTEIYEELRSYAKEFESKGNKLLDFSYRQDAEKAQRLLTCELHSWSNQSCLSLAVAANHRALLAHPCSQVILADLWMGGLRTRKNTNFKVILGLAMPFYIRQLDFKSKEELQQMPQTEEEHLENQNLDNDDSDRSQPDAESALLKAKRSISLRYRMGAGANNREKALLADTYSVRDTKVHENGKVNLTAGAEEPPSKVSLTDSDPAQFREFFNLSEYNEVKQHQPLRLKKKFYEFYTAPITKFWADSIAYMFFLIMFSFTVLVKMEQMPRWQEWYSIAYITTLGFEKIREIISSEPVAITHKFSVWAWNMWNPCDGAAIILFVIGLAFRFRETTMDIGRVIYCVDSIYWYLRILNILGVNKYLGPLVTMMGKMVKNMIYFVVLLAVVLMSFGVSRQAILYPNKQPTWSLIKEVTFQPYFMLYGEVFAGDIDPPCGEDPSQPGCVTGHWVTPITMSMYLLIANILLINLLIAVFNNIFNEVNSVSHQVWMFQRFTVVMEYQQKPVLPPPFIALCHFYSLLKYCVRKAKGLEVQRDNGLKLFLEKDDLERLYDFEEECVEGFFHEQEIILNQSTDERVKNTTERVETMSQKIEDINQKENIQTATVQNIEFRLRKMEESSEQILSHLAVIHRFMSTHIAGTDDLRGSTINIPGEMQRVRTISISDTEAGGGPGGNGGGGGGGGGAIVPLGLGAGLNLNSLQVTTRRRFNRSLTEVRPDAYIFDEGTHFEVVPLPEEPDEVVKSREALNEQVVRKASMQSEADSDIYLPLSQRPSTCETVKRTPYVTVRQDTGASTESKDTLTPMGNNDDDQTLVGGDNSDDAAPDISFEAARHRALRQRTVSLCRRNSETYSLTGADINRSHISLNQLASLSRRQMSLTQSEPDSDKDAPAAQGSGHPGKSVLHAKPSRNILLKLHSEYTSITDELESVCHMIASPTVSLPSNKASLDRPKTEMSRAEAAALLEKKHLKECEENDYMILEGLIESRGSIDASAQGFEIGVSIDYSHRYPLRRETAVELSPSKPSVDGDLMGGGGGGGAGGGDSSDTSGAGSCGAMVVVSSGFQLKNERPWQRNSSMEQQAYPSPLVPTRATSDFLNAPYEGSGRLFKKSSESLQKNSSTETDYSAHPYRFIKQSSNETNTSLTGSYNVDTPSLTAEPSLDAGDSHSATGISISVGAVVGAATARYQPIRTASVGAADGRRLREESSSSLDLSASGPVTMQAAPAPPARPMQLKKQFSVDQGKPSQPAEAVPQTPEAAGQAGQAKLISTLKPQPFASKLGMNVLKESSSSTEESGGSSAKSSNPALSIPQISTHLVQDEIAKLSSNIKSSTESEKDPPFNETMC; translated from the exons CACCAGCCGCGTAGTTGGATCGAGACAAATTTCCAGAAGCGCGAATGCATCAAATTCATACCATGCCCAAAGGACGATACAAA ATGCTGCTGTGGCCAGGCCCAGATCACACATCAGACTATTCCGGGCATCGAGAGTGGGTCGCCCGGAGACCCCTGGCTGCCCACGAAGCACACCCGCCCGCAGCCCACGGACGCCTATGGAACCATCGAGTTCCAGGGCGGGGCCCATCCCACAAAGGCCCAG TACGTTCGCCTGTCGTTCGACACGCGGCCCGAGTTGCTGGTGCAGCTATTCACCAAGGAATGGAATCTGGAATTGCCAAAACTTTTGATCACCGTGCAGGGCGGCAAGGCCAACTTTGATTTGCAGGCCAAGCTGAAAAAG GAGATACGCAAAGGACTGCTGAAGGCGGCCAAGACCACGGGAGCCTGGATATTCACCGGCGGCACAAACACCG GCGTGACCAAGCAAGTGGGCGACGCCCTGCTCCTGGAGGGTCAGCAGCGGACAGGACGAGTGGTCAGCATCGGCATCGCCCCCTGGGGCATCGTGGAGCGCAATCACGAGCTGCTGGGCCACAACCGCGAGGTGCCCTGCCACAGCATTAGTTCGCCCAG ATCCAAGTTGGCCGTGCTGAACAATCGCCATGCCTACTTTCTCCTGGTGGACAATGGAACCCAGGCCAAATACGGCGCCGAATTGATACTGAGGCGCAAGCTGGAGAAGTTCATATCCAACCTGAAGCTACACCCAT CAAAGAATCACTGGCTAAAAACAAACG TCACACATTCCAGTACGCCCGTCGTCTGCCTGGTGATCGAGGGCGGCACCAACACGATACGTGCGGTGCTCGAGTACGTGACGGATTCGCCGCCGGTTCCGGTTGTCGTATGTGACGGATCCGGGCGTGCCGCCGACCTTCTGGCCTTCGTCCACAA ATATGCCTCGGATGGCGAGGAGCAGCCGGTTCTCGAGTCCATGCGAGACTATCTCATCGGGACCATACAGAAGACCTTCGAAGTGGGCCTGGACCAATCCGAGAAACTCTATCAGGAGCTGCTGCAGTGCACAAGGAACAAGAATCTG ATTACCGTCTTTCGCATACAGGAAAAGCCCGAGGGCGAGGCGCAGGAACTGGATCAGACCATCTTAACGGCCCTCTTCAAGTCGCAGCATCTCAGTCCGCCGGAGCAATTGAGTCTTGCCTTAACGTGGAATCGGGTGGACATAGCGCGCAGCGAGATATTCGTCTACGGGCAGGAATGGCCCAATG GCGCTTTGGACGAGGCCATGATGCAGGCCCTGGAGCACGATAGAATCGATTTTGTCAAATTGCTCTTGGAGAATGGCGTTTCGATGAAGAAGTTTTTAACAATACCGCGCCTCGAGGAGCTCTACAATACCAAACACGGTCCGGCCAACACGCTGGG ATACATCCTGCGCGATGTCCGACCGCACATACCCAAGGGCTACATTTACACGCTCCACGACATCGGCCTGGTGATCAATAAACTAATGGGCGGCGCATATCG ATCCTATTACACGCGCCGTAAGTTCCGGCCCATCTACGCCAAGGTTATGAACAGCTATGCAAACGCCTGCCGCAAGTCCTCCACCTACCAGTACCAGCGGTATGCCGGGGCCAATTCGCTGAGCCTGGTCACCGGCCTGCTGCCCTTCACCTCGGAAATGGCCCTCTTCGAGTTCCCCTTCAACGAGCTGCTG ATTTGGGCCGTGCTGACCAAGCGCCAGCAGATGGCGCTGTTGATGTGGACCCACGGAGAGGAGGCGCTGGCCAAGTCACTCGTGTCCTGCAAACTGTACAAGGCCATGGCCCACGAGGCGGCCGAGGACGACCTGGACACAGAAATTTATGAGGAGCTGCGCTCCTACGCCAAAGAGTTCGAGAGCAAGG GCAACAAGTTGCTGGACTTTAGTTACCGACAGGATGCGGAAAAGGCGCAGAGGCTGCTCACCTGTGAGCTGCACTCCTGGTCAAACCAGAGTTGCCTTTCGCTGGCCGTGGCGGCCAACCATCGTGCCCTGCTAGCCCATCCCTGCAGCCAGGTGATCCTGGCGGATCTCTGGATGGGTGGTCTTCGTACCCGCAAGAATACCAACTTTAAG GTCATCTTGGGCCTAGCGATGCCATTCTACATCAGGCAGCTGGACTTCAAGTCCAAGGAGGAGCTGCAGCAGATGCCGCAGACCGAGGAGGAGCATCTGGAGAACCAGAATCTGGACAATGACGACTCGGATCGTTCGCAGCCGGATGCCGAG AGCGCCCTTTTAAAAGCCAAAAGATCCATTTCCTTGAGATATAGGATGGGCGCGGGTGCTAATAATCGCGAAAAG GCTCTATTGGCGGATACTTACTCAGTGCGCGATACAAAAGTACACGAAAATGGCAAA GTTAATCTCACTGCTGGAGCGGAGGAACCGCCCTCCAAA GTCTCGCTCACCGACTCGGATCCCGCCCAGTTCAGGGAGTTCTTCAATCTCTCCGAGTACAATGAGGTGAAGCAGCACCAGCCGCTGCGCCTGAAGAAGAAGTTCTACGAGTTCTACACGGCACCCATAACCAAGTTCTGGGCCGATTCG ATTGCCTACATGTTCTTCCTCATAATGTTCTCCTTCACCGTGCTGGTGAAGATGGAGCAGATGCCGCGGTGGCAGGAATGGTACTCGATAGCATATATCACAACGCTGGGCTTCGAAAAGATACGCGAAATAATATCCTCCGAGCCGGTGGCCATTAC GCATAAATTCTCGGTGTGGGCGTGGAATATGTGGAATCCATGTGACGGCGCCGCCATAATACTCTTCGTCATCGGTCTGGCATTTCGGTTCCGGGAGACCACCATGGACATTGGACGGGTCATCTATTGTGTGGACAGCATCTACTGGTACCTGCGCATCCTGAACATCCTGGGCGTGAATAAATACCTGG GTCCCCTGGTCACCATGATGGGTAAAATGGTGAAGAACATGATATACTTCGTGGTCCTGCTGGCCGTCGTCCTGATGAGTTTCGGCGTCAGCAGACAGGCGATTCTGTACCCCAACAAGCAGCCCACCTGGAGTCTTATCAAGGAG GTCACCTTCCAGCCCTACTTCATGCTGTACGGCGAGGTGTTCGCCGGTGATATCGACCCTCCCTGCGGCGAGGATCCCAGTCAGCCGGGCTGCGTCACCG GGCACTGGGTAACGCCGATTACGATGTCCATGTATCTCTTGATTGCCAATATTCTGCTGATAAATCTGCTCATCGCCGTGTTCAACAACATCTTCAACGAGGTCAACTCGGTTTCGCATCAG GTTTGGATGTTCCAGCGGTTCACTGTGGTGATGGAGTACCAGCAGAAGCCCGTCCTGCCGCCGCCATTCATCGCGCTGTGCCACTTCTACTCGCTGCTCAAGTACTGTGTGCGAAAGGCGAAAG GATTGGAGGTGCAGCGGGACAACGGTCTCAAGCTGTTCCTGGAGAAGGACGACCTGGAGCGGCTGTACGACTTCGAGGAGGAGTGCGTCGAGGGTTTCTTCCACGAACAGGAAATCATCCTCAATCAGTCGACGGACGAGCGGGTGAAGAACACCACGGAGCGAGTGGAGACCATGTCTCAGAAAATCGAGGACATCAATCAGAAGGAAAACATACAGACGGCCACCGTTCAG AACATCGAGTTCCGGCTGCGAAAGATGGAGGAGTCCTCGGAGCAGATACTCTCCCACTTGGCCGTCATACATCGCTTCATGTCGACCCATATCGCAGGCACGGATGATTTGCGCGGCTCGACGATAAACATTCCGGGGGAGATGCAGCGCGTGCGTACCATCTCGATTTCGGACACGGAGGCCGGCGGCGGACCAGGCGGaaatggtggtggtggcggagGCGGCGGAGGAGCCATCGTACCACTTGGCCTGGGCGCCGGACTGAATTTAAATTCGCTGCAG GTGACCACCCGGCGCCGCTTCAATCGATCGCTGACCGAAGTCCGGCCGGATGCGTACATCTTCGACGAGGGCACGCACTTCGAGGTGGTGCCGCTGCCGGAGGAACCAGACGAGGTGGTCAAGTCACGGGAGGCCCTCAACGAGCAGGTGGTTCGCAAGGCGTCCATGCAATCGGAGGCGGACTCGGACATCTACCTGCCCCTCTCGCAGCGACCCTCCACCTGTGAGACGGTGAAACGGACCCCGTATGTGACCGTGCGCCAGGACACGGGTGCCAGCACGGAGAGCAAGGACACCCTCACGCCGATGGGCAACAACGATGACGACCAGACCCTCGTGGGAGGCGACAACTCCGATGATGCGGCGCCAGACATCAGCTTTGAGG CTGCCAGGCATCGGGCACTCCGCCAGCGCACGGTTTCCCTGTGCCGCCGCAACTCGGAGACCTACTCTTTGACCGGGGCGGACATAAACCGATCACACATCAGCCTCAACCAGCTGGCCTCCTTGTCCCGCCGACAGATGAGTCTCACGCAATCGGAGCCGGACAGCGACAAGGATGCACCCGCCGCCCAGGGATCCGGACACCCGG GTAAATCAGTATTGCATGCGAAACCCTCCAGAAATATCTTGCTGAAACTGCACAGCGAGTATACCTCGATCACGGACGAGCTGGAGAGCGTCTGCCACATGATAGCATCGCCCACGGTGTCCCTGCCGAGCAACAAAG CTTCACTGGACCGCCCCAAAACGGAAATGTCGCGGGCCGAGGCTGCGGCTTTGCTGGAGAAGAAGCATTTGAAGGAATGCGAGGAGAACGACTACATGATACTGGAGGGTCTGATTGAGTCGCGCGGCTCCATCGATGCCAGCGCCCAGGGATTTGAG ATCGGCGTATCCATAGACTACAGCCATCGCTATCCGCTGCGTCGCGAGACCGCCGTGGAGCTGTCACCTTCGAAGCCCTCGGTCGATGGCGACCTCATGGGCGGTGGCGGAGGTGGCGGCGCCGGCGGTGGCGACAGTAGCGACACCAGTGGGGCTGGTAGCTGCGGTGCCATGGTCGTCGTCTCGAGCGGCTTTCAGCTGAAGAACGAGCGCCCCTGGCAGCGCAACTCCTCGATGGAGCAGCAGGCGTATCCCTCGCCGCTGGTGCCCACCCGGGCCACGAGTGACTTCCTCAATGCCCCGTACGAGGGCAGCGGGCGGCTGTTCAAGAAGTCCAGCGAGAGCCTGCAAAAGAACTCCAGCACGGAGACGGACTACTCGGCCCACCCGTACCGCTTCATCAAGCAGAGTTCCAATGAGACGAACACCTCGCTGACGGGCTCCTACAACGTGGACACTCCCTCGCTGACGGCTGAGCCCTCGCTGGACGCCGGCGACTCGCACTCGGCGACGGGGATTAGCATCAGCGTTGGCGCTGTGGTCGGCGCTGCCACGGCGCGTTACCAGCCCATCCGTACCGCCTCGGTGGGAGCGGCCGATGGCCGGCGTTTGCGGGAGGAGAGCTCCAGTTCGCTGGACCTCAGCGCCTCGGGGCCAGTGACGATGCAGGCAGCGCCGGCACCGCCAGCGCGTCCGATGCAGCTGAAGAAACAGTTTAGCGTGGACCAGGGCAAGCCGTCTCAGCCGGCCGAGGCAGTGCCTCAGACACCGGAAGCCGCTGGCCAGGCTGGTCAGGCCAAACTGATTTCCACACTCAAGCCGCAGCCCTTTGCGAGCAAGCTGGGCATGAACGTGCTGAAGGAGAGCAGCTCCAGCACGGAGGAGTCCGGCGGGTCGTCCGCCAAGAGCAGCAACCCGGCGCTATCCATACCACAGATCAGCACCCATCTGGTGCAGGACGAGATCGCAAAGCTGTCGTCGAACATCAAGAGCAGCACCGAATCGGAAAAGGACCCGCCGTTCAACGAGACAATGTGTTAG